A region from the Vicia villosa cultivar HV-30 ecotype Madison, WI linkage group LG3, Vvil1.0, whole genome shotgun sequence genome encodes:
- the LOC131657812 gene encoding transcription factor HEC2-like: TNNISFTNNNNSTTPLILQQPPLMFSDSHTAGANPNNYGASEKRTSMAAMREMIFRIAAMQPIYIDPESVKPPKRRNVKISKDPQSIAARHRRERISEKIRILQRMVPGGTKMDTASMLDEAIHYVKFLKTQLKTLQEHANNNRPVAGAGSAIGFPVSLPKPYQARNVDHYGD, from the coding sequence ACAAACAATATCTCTTTCactaacaacaacaactccaccACTCCACTAATCCTCCAACAACCACCGTTAATGTTTTCGGATTCGCACACGGCTGGTGCAAATCCGAACAATTACGGTGCATCTGAGAAGAGAACCTCCATGGCGGCGATGAGGGAGATGATATTCCGAATAGCAGCGATGCAACCGATTTACATAGACCCGGAATCAGTGAAACCTCCAAAGAGACGAAACGTGAAGATCTCGAAAGATCCTCAGAGTATCGCAGCGAGACACCGAAGAGAAAGAATAAGCGAGAAGATAAGAATTCTCCAAAGAATGGTGCCTGGTGGAACAAAGATGGATACTGCATCAATGTTGGATGAAGCTATTCATTATGTGAAATTCCTCAAGACACAGTTGAAGACATTGCAGGAACATGCCAACAATAACAGACCAGTTGCTGGTGCAGGTTCAGCGATAGGGTTCCCTGTTTCATTGCCTAAGCCTTATCAAGCTCGTAATGTTGATCATTATGgtgattaa